One genomic region from Bactrocera tryoni isolate S06 chromosome 3, CSIRO_BtryS06_freeze2, whole genome shotgun sequence encodes:
- the LOC120772813 gene encoding uncharacterized protein LOC120772813: MQRSVKFCTGSNYVGIYNNPLNCMEGYGLYVYPDGSEYQGFFRRGRFHGIGRLTMAAPYSFTFIGEFDNGELTNINKMIYPDGLIFKADFNKAKLNTANWTYLSKTDRRYTRELCMDLPPVVPNEPVSRYSPRSLQPNTYDTEEGIYVEKSRFITKIPPPFYHLRFVNCDKEIDWIRQFCRHEDSDIATEPDEAIGRQILESNIRASTELGENLYTCTCNTDKGLQTERLGKFCRRAFHDPDDSSSSSQYSRDYKDAPSSMSTSSFFEVPIKLDMQTQCDNEVAQLRLKPNDLGPEYFS, from the coding sequence ATGCAGAGAAGCGTCAAATTCTGTACTGGCAGCAATTACGTTGGTATTTATAACAACCCACTGAATTGCATGGAAGGCTACGGGCTGTACGTATATCCCGATGGCAGCGAATACCAGGGTTTCTTTCGACGTGGTCGCTTTCACGGCATCGGACGTCTCACTATGGCAGCACCATATTCTTTTACATTCATCGGGGAGTTCGATAACGGTGAATTGACCAACATCAACAAAATGATCTATCCAGATGGTTTGATATTTAAGGCCGATTTCAATAAAGCTAAATTGAATACCGCTAATTGGACCTATCTTAGCAAAACGGATCGTCGCTATACACGTGAACTTTGCATGGACTTGCCACCAGTTGTGCCAAATGAGCCGGTTTCACGTTATAGTCCGCGGTCACTTCAACCGAACACCTACGATACTGAGGAGGGAATTTATGTCGAAAAGAGTCGCTTCATCACGAAAATACCGCCACCATTTTATCATCTACGCTTTGTTAATTGTGATAAAGAGATCGATTGGATACGGCAATTTTGTCGCCATGAGGATAGTGATATAGCCACTGAGCCAGACGAAGCAATTGGACGCCAGATTCTTGAGTCGAATATCAGAGCGTCTACGGAATTAGGAGAAAATCTGTACACTTGTACGTGTAATACGGACAAAGGATTACAGACAGAACGTTTAGGAAAGTTTTGTCGACGTGCTTTTCATGATCCCGATGACTCATCTTCAAGTTCACAATACTCTAGAGATTACAAAGATGCGCCTAGTTCAATGAGTACTAGCTCATTTTTTGAGGTTCCGATAAAACTAGATATGCAAACGCAATGTGATAACGAAGTGGCACAATTACGCCTGAAGCCCAATGATCTCGGACCAGAATATTTCTCATAG
- the LOC120772815 gene encoding uncharacterized protein LOC120772815 has protein sequence MISHSSIYTKLAILLLYLLQTIHCRPQDTEANGSPINPLRNGRYIPELHGADRGKYIPDESGKYHHVKVPYNGGYGDRGQMYVHDARGLPLHQFGTLNGFQLGPKDHLRFSVDFNFDGSGWQIVQFEWINDDDVKKHYDYKYENQLWPSDYDVNADANADVEATATEKPEEPEEGDTTNVHVSGEYQDDIYNVKYTNDNELNAPSQFNIQATISDVLDYVQTNVLPTLT, from the exons ATGATTTCTCACTCTTCCATATATACAAAACTAGCCATTTTATTGCTATATCTATTACAAACGATCCACTGTCGCCCTCAAGACACGGAGGCAAACGGCTCCCCGATTAATCCACTGCGTAATGGTCGTTACATACCAGAGTTGCATGGCGCTGACCGTGGCAAATATATACCCGACGAAAGCGGTAAATATCATCATGTTAAAGTGCCCTATAACGGTGGCTATGGAGATCGCGGCCAAATGTATGTTCACGATGCTCGTGGGCTGCCGCTACATCAATTCGGCACGCTCAATGGCTTCCAACTGGGACCGAAGGATCATTTGCGCTTCTCTGTGGATTTCAATTTCGACGGCAGTGGTTGGCAAATCGTGCAGTTCGAGTGGATAAACGACGATGACGTCAAAAAACATTACGACTACAAGTATGAAAATCAACTATGGCCATCGGATTATG ATGTGAATGCTGATGCGAATGCTGATGTGGAAGCGACTGCGACAGAGAAGCCAGAGGAGCCAGAGGAAGGAGATACGACTAATGTGCACGTCTCGGGCGAGTACCAAGATGATATCTATAATGTGAAATATACGAATGACAATGAGCTAAATGCTCCGAGT CAATTCAACATTCAAGCGACTATAAGTGATGTACTCGATTACGTTCAGACAAATGTGTTACCCACACTAACGTAA
- the LOC120773046 gene encoding larval cuticle protein LCP-30-like gives MWSKVTLVGLVGVVGLVAVASAQNDGRYRPTPTLPYYQRPRTTRLRPTVIGDGRYRPSNDGRYRGASDGRYRGGNDGRYVHQDVPYVHDDRAGGQYEGDKNRFGPGGGGSGGVGTFGGAGRSRAGGNALSSAGSAGNRANLASRTTTTRRPTPKTTAVTPALPKGSGTGEGGGGWRILQLFDKEEKDGYQYIYETENGILAEESGRIEQLAPEKEGLRSTGFYEYTGDDGVLYRVDYVADDNGFVARGAHIPTPPPYVAKLLAYLAANAKN, from the exons ATGTGGTCGAAAGTAACG CTAGTCGGCTTAGTAGGTGTAGTGGGGCTCGTCGCTGTTGCGAGCGCGCAGAACGATGGACGCTATCGTCCCACGCCCACGCTGCCTTATTATCAGCGCCCACGTACAACACGTCTCCGTCCTACGGTCATTGGCGACGGACGTTATCGTCCGAGTAATGATGGGCGTTATCGGGGCGCAAGCGATGGACGCTATCGCGGTGGTAATGATGGACGGTATGTGCACCAAGATGTGCCCTATGTGCATGACGATCGCGCCGGTGGGCAATATGAAGGCGACAAGAACCGGTTTGGACCTGGCGGTGGTGGCAGTGGTGGCGTCGGTACGTTCGGTGGCGCTGGGCGGTCACGTGCGGGCGGTAATGCGCTGAGTTCGGCTGGTTCAGCTGGTAATCGCGCGAATTTGGCAtcgcgaacaacaacaacacgaagaCCGACACCTAAAACCACCGCTGTTACACCAGCACTACCAAAGGGCAGCGGAACGGGTGAGGGTGGTGGTGGTTGGCGGATTCTGCAGCTTTTCGATAAGGAGGAGAAGGACGGGtatcaatatat ttATGAAACAGAGAATGGCATTTTGGCGGAGGAAAGTGGACGCATCGAACAATTAGCTCCGGAAAAGGAAGGTTTACGTTCGACGGGCTTTTACGAGTACACCGGCGATGATGGTGTGCTCTACCGTGTCGATTATGTGGCCGACGATAATGGTTTTGTGGCGCGTGGTGCACATATACCTACTCCACCACCATATGTTGCCAAACTATTGGCATACTTGGCTGCGAACGCCAAGAATTAG